In Exiguobacterium sp. 9-2, the genomic window TACGTCAAAGGGAGACGACGTCGATATTCTTTACAACGACTCGGTTGAACACTATCTGAAAGACCATGAGATTCATGGTCTTTTTTATATTGGTCACATATGTAACTCACCTTTGACAGGCGATCGATTTCAGCGTACAATTTTCATCTGTATGAACAGAAAGGAGTCTACCTCATGAACGAATGGTTATGGATCCCTTCCATTTTATTAACGATGGGATTATTGATTTTCAGTTATTATCTATTTGGAAAGACCGGATTGTTGATGTGGATTGCCATCGCAACAATCATTGCAAACATTCAAGTCACACAAACCGTCGATATTTTTGGTTTCGTCTTCACGTTAGGAAATGTCGTTTATGGCAGTTGTTATTTAGCGACGGATATTCTCAATGAGAAATATGGCAAACAGGTCGCTCGAAAAGGTGTCTATATGGGTTTCTTTTCCTTGATCACGACGACCGTCCTCATGCAATTCAGTCTCTTGTATACCCCACTCGCCGATAAAGCAGCACTCGAAACATCTGATTCTTTACATCTACTATTCGGACTCCTGCCATGGATTGCTGTTGGTAGTCTTGCCGCTTATCTCGTGTCGCAATTGTTTGATGTCTTCATTTATTCGAAGATTCGTCAAAAGACAGGCGAACGAAAACTTTGGTTACGGACGACGGGATCAACTGTATTAAGCCAACTACTCGATACGTTGACATTTTGTGCGATCGCCTTTCACGATATGCCATTCTCTATTTGGTGGCAAATCTTCATTACGACATATCTCGCAAAATTCGTCGTCGCCTGGTTCGCGACACCATTCATGTATTTAGCAAAGCGCATCCATCCGACGAAACGATCAACAGATGCTGCAGCCTGATAAAAAAGACTAGAAGAGTTTTGCGAATTGTCGGATAATGGGAATGGAGGTGCCTAGATGAAGATTAAACGTAATGAACCGTTT contains:
- a CDS encoding queuosine precursor transporter; translation: MNEWLWIPSILLTMGLLIFSYYLFGKTGLLMWIAIATIIANIQVTQTVDIFGFVFTLGNVVYGSCYLATDILNEKYGKQVARKGVYMGFFSLITTTVLMQFSLLYTPLADKAALETSDSLHLLFGLLPWIAVGSLAAYLVSQLFDVFIYSKIRQKTGERKLWLRTTGSTVLSQLLDTLTFCAIAFHDMPFSIWWQIFITTYLAKFVVAWFATPFMYLAKRIHPTKRSTDAAA